Within the Longimicrobium sp. genome, the region CACTCAGCACTCAGCACTCAGCACTCAGCACTCAGCACTCAGCACTCAGCACTCAGCACTCAGCACTCAGCACTCAGCACTCAGCACTCAGCACTCAGCACTCAGCACTCAGCACTCAGCACTTAGGACTCAGCACTTAGGACTTAGGACTTAGGACTCAGGACTCAGGACTTCCCCATCTCCCTCCCCGGCACCGCCTCGTCGCCCGGAATGCGAAACGGCTCCGGCTGCGTCCCGTCGATGTCGGTGAAGCCGTACGCGCGCGCCAGCTCGCCCGAGGTGAGCACGCGGCCGGTCCAGCGCATCACGTCCGCATCTTCCGCCATCGCGGCCACGGCGCGGCCGGTGTACTCCGGGCTCTCGGTCTGGTCCAGGTCGAACGGATGCTTCGCGTGCGCCTCCATCACCCGCTCGGTGCGCATGAACCCCGGCGCCAGCGCCACCGACGCGATCCCGTAGCGCCGCAGCTCGCGCGACAATCCCCACGCCATCCGCACCACCGCCCCCTTGGCCGTGTCGTAGAACAGGTTCCCCACGTAGCGGTCGAACAGCCAGGCGATGGTGCTCACGATCAGCGCCCGCGCCGGCACCGCCTGGGCCGCGGCGACGCAGTCGTACGCGTGCAGCAGGAACCCGCGCTCGCCGGGCTCCGACGCCTCGCCCTGCAGCACGGCCAGCCCGCACCGCGCGCAGACGCCGGTCATGCGCACGTCCCGCGGCGCGTCCGGAGGTAGCATGAGCGGGGTCGCGTGGCGCACGGAGAGGAGGTGCGCGTGGACGCCGGCCTCGAACATCCCGCGCCAGTGCACGTCCACGGGCTGCGCCCAGAACGGGCCGGGGGACTCGTTCATCCGCTCGTACCCGCCCCAGGC harbors:
- a CDS encoding SDR family NAD(P)-dependent oxidoreductase — protein: MRGRVAVVTGASRGAGRAIAAVLGERGATVYVTGRSSRAEPVAGRTAGTVEDTADEVTARGGEGIAVVCDHTDAAQVEALFERVGRERGRIDVLVNNAWGGYERMNESPGPFWAQPVDVHWRGMFEAGVHAHLLSVRHATPLMLPPDAPRDVRMTGVCARCGLAVLQGEASEPGERGFLLHAYDCVAAAQAVPARALIVSTIAWLFDRYVGNLFYDTAKGAVVRMAWGLSRELRRYGIASVALAPGFMRTERVMEAHAKHPFDLDQTESPEYTGRAVAAMAEDADVMRWTGRVLTSGELARAYGFTDIDGTQPEPFRIPGDEAVPGREMGKS